The following nucleotide sequence is from Catenulispora sp. GP43.
CGCGACGGGCGTGATCCTGGCCCGCGGCGCGCTGACGCCCCGAGACTGGGGGTTGTACGCGGTCGGCGGCGTCGCGCAGGCGGTGCTGCTGTCGTTCAACGAGCTGGGCGTCAGCCTGGCCGTGGTGCGCTGGGACCGCGACCCGCGCTCGTTCGCGCCGACGGTCGTCACCCTGGCGACGGCCTCCAGCACGCTGCTGTACGTCGGGCTGTGGTTCCTGGCCCACGACATCGCGGTCATGCTCGGCTCCCCCGACGCCACCGGCGTGCTGCGGATCCTGTGCTTCGCCGTGGTCGTCGACGGCGTGGCCTGCGTCCCGAACGCGGTGCTGATGCGCGAGTTCCGGCAGCGGGCGCGCCTGACGATCGACCTGCTGACGTTCGTCGTGAGCTCCGGCCTCACCCTGCTGCTGGCGTTCCGCGGCTGGGGCGCGTCCAGCTTCGCCTGGGGCGGCGTGGCCGGCGTCATGGTCGCGCTGATCGGCTGCGGCATCGCGGCCCCCGGCTACCTGCGGCCCGGCTGGGACCGCAAGGTGGCGCGCGAACTCGTCCACTACGGCGCGCCGCTGGCCGGAGCCAGCCTGTTCGTCCTGGCGACGATGAACACCGACAGCGCCGTCGTCGGCGCCACGCTCGGCCCGGTGGCGCTGGGCCTGTACCGGGTCGCGTTCACGATGTCGAGCTGGCCGGTCCGCGCCATCTCCGAGACCGCGCGCCGGGTCTCCTTCGCGGGCTTCTCCCGCGCCGCGGTCTCCGAGCAGACCCTCACCGACGGCTTCACCGGCGGCCTGTCGCCCCTGCTGATCGCCTCGGTCCCGGCCTGCGCGCTGCTCGCGGCCCTGCCGGGACCGATCATCCGCTCGGTCTACGGCGACCAGTGGACCGGCGCCGCGGGAGCCCTGCGCTATCTGGCGATCCTCGGCCTGCTGCGGATCGTCTTCGAGCTCTGCTACGACTTCCTGGTCGCCGCCGGCCGCTCCCGGGCGCTGCTGACGGTCCAGGCCCTCTGGCTCGCCGCCCTGATCCCGGCCCTCATCATCGGGGCGCACCGCAACGGCATCAGCGGCGTCGGCGCGGGTCACATCGTCGTCGCCGCCGCGCTCATCGCGCCGGCCTACCTCCTGACGCTGCGCGCCGTCGGCATCCACCCCCTGCGCATCGCCGCGGTCACGTGGCGCCCGCTGCTCGGCGGCGCGGCGGTGGTGGCCGTGGCCGTCGCGGTGAACCACGTCGCCGGAGACTCCGACGCCGGACTCGCCGGCGCGAGCCTGGTCGCGATGGCCGCGTACGTGCCGATCGCGGTGCCGGCATCAGTGATGCGGCAGGTGTCGG
It contains:
- a CDS encoding oligosaccharide flippase family protein, encoding MSQSQVAPDAGSEPGGSEPAGSETAGSEPAAPESLGDRVRSAAKWSLINTLLIRIGTFATGVILARGALTPRDWGLYAVGGVAQAVLLSFNELGVSLAVVRWDRDPRSFAPTVVTLATASSTLLYVGLWFLAHDIAVMLGSPDATGVLRILCFAVVVDGVACVPNAVLMREFRQRARLTIDLLTFVVSSGLTLLLAFRGWGASSFAWGGVAGVMVALIGCGIAAPGYLRPGWDRKVARELVHYGAPLAGASLFVLATMNTDSAVVGATLGPVALGLYRVAFTMSSWPVRAISETARRVSFAGFSRAAVSEQTLTDGFTGGLSPLLIASVPACALLAALPGPIIRSVYGDQWTGAAGALRYLAILGLLRIVFELCYDFLVAAGRSRALLTVQALWLAALIPALIIGAHRNGISGVGAGHIVVAAALIAPAYLLTLRAVGIHPLRIAAVTWRPLLGGAAVVAVAVAVNHVAGDSDAGLAGASLVAMAAYVPIAVPASVMRQVSGTVASRFGRIGRRRKPIAPPIVVDERLASGESASA